A single region of the Sciurus carolinensis chromosome 14, mSciCar1.2, whole genome shotgun sequence genome encodes:
- the Abca2 gene encoding ATP-binding cassette sub-family A member 2 isoform X2, with protein sequence MGFLHQLQLLLWKNVTLKRRSPWVLAFEIFIPLVLFFILLGLRQKKPTISVKEAFYTAAPLTSAGILPVMQSLCPDGQRDEFGFLQYANSTVTQLLERLNRVVEEGNLFDPARPSLGSELEALRHDLEALSSGPGTWESHSDRPTVSSFSLDSVARDPRELWRFLMQNLSLPNSTAQALLAARVDLPKVYRLLSGPLPALRGESGFPRGQAPWSHLGSSPLLRMEELLLAPALLEQLTCAPGSGELGRVLTMPEGQQTALQGYRDTICSGQAAARAQRFSWLAAELRNQLDMAKISQQLGLDAPNSSDSQQQAPPPRRLQALLGDLLDAQKVLQDVDVLSALALLLPQGACTGRAPVPSASGPGGAANGTGVGASAGSNSTAEEGPPPAAAPASPDTLQGQCSAFVQLWAGLQPILCGNNRTIEPEALRRGNMSSLGFTSKEQRNLGLLVHLMTSNPKILYAPAGSEADRVILKANETFAFVGNVTHYAQVWLNISAEIRSFLEQGGLQQHLHWLRQYVEELRQHPEALNLSLEELPPALRQDNFSLPNGTALLQQLDTIDNAACGWIQFMSKVSVDIFKGFPDEESIVNYTLNQAYQDNVTVFASVIFQTRKDGSLPPHVHYKIRQNSSFTEKTNEIRRAYWRPGPNTGGRFYFLYGFVWIQDMMERAIINTFVGHDVVEPGNYVQMFPYPCYTRDDFLFVIEHMMPLCMVISWVYSVAMTIQHIVAEKEHRLKEVMKTMGLNNAVHWVAWFITGFVQLSISVTALTAILKYGQVLMHSHVLIIWLFLAVYAVATIMFCFLVSVLYSKAKLASACGGIIYFLSYVPYMYVAIREEVAHDKITAFEKCIASLMSTTAFGLGSKYFALYEVAGVGIQWHTFSQSPVEGDDFNLLLAVTMLMVDAVVYGVLTWYIEAVHPGMYGLPRPWYFPLQKSYWLGSGRTEAWEWSWPWARAPRLSIMEEDQACAMESRRFEETRGMEEEPTHLPLVVCVDKLTKVYKNDKKLALNKLSLNLYENQVVSFLGHNGAGKTTTMSILTGLFPPTSGSATIYGHDIRTEMDEIRKNLGMCPQHNVLFDRLTVEEHLWFYSRLKSMAQEEIHKEMDKMIEDLELSNKRHSLVQTLSGGMKRKLSVAIAFVGGSRAIILDEPTAGVDPYARRAIWDLILKYKPGRTILLSTHHMDEADLLGDRIAIISHGKLKCCGSPLFLKGAYGDGYRLTLVKRPAEPGAPQEPGLASSPPGRAPLSSCSEPQVSQFIRKHVASCLLVSDTSTELSYILPSEAAKKGAFERLFQHLEHSLDGLHLSSFGLMDTTLEEVFLKVSEEDQSLENSEADVKESRKDVLPGAEGLVSGEGQPSNLARCSELAESQASLQSVSSVGSARGGEGAGCADVCGDYRPLVDNLQDPDNISLQEAEAEALTRVGQGSRKLEGWWLKVRQFHGLLVKRFHCARRNSKALCSQILLPALFVCVAMTVALSVPEIGDLPPLVLSPSQYHNYTQPRGNFIPYANEERREYRLRLSPDASPQQLVGTFRLPSGVGATCVLKSPTNSSLGPTLNLSSGESRQLAARFFDSMCLESFTQGLPLSNFVPPPPSPAPSDSPASLDEDPLQAWNTSLPSTSGPVCHTVPTETWTSAPSLPRLVREPVRCTCSAQGTGFSCPSSVGGHPPQMRVVTGDILTDITGHNVSEYLLFTSDRFRLHRYGAITFGNVQKSIPASFGARAPPMVRKIAVRRVAQVLYNNKGYHSMPTYLNSLNNAILRANLPKSKGSPAAYGITVTNHPMNRTSASLSLDYLLQGTDVVIAIFIIVAMSFVPASFVVFLVAEKSTKAKHLQFVSGCNPVIYWLSNYVWDMLNYLVPATCCILILFVFDLPAYTSPTNFPAVLSLFLLYGWSITPVMYPASFWFEVPSSAYVFLIVINLFIGITATVATFLLQLFEHDKDLKVVNSYLKSCFLVFPNYNLGHGLMEMAYNEYINEYYAKIGQLDKMKSPFEWDIVTRGLVAMTVEGFVGFLLTIMCQYNFLRQPQRMPVSTKPVEDDVDVASERQRVLRGDADNDMVKIENLTKVYKSRKIGRILAVDRLCLGVRPGECFGLLGVNGAGKTSTFKMLTGDESTTGGEAFVNGHSVLKELLQVQQSLGYCPQFDALFDELTAREHLQLYTRLRGIPWKDEARVVKWALEKLELTKYADKPAGTYSGGNKRKLSTAIALIGYPAFIFLDEPTTGMDPKARRFLWNLILDLIKTGRSVVLTSHSMEECEALCTRLAIMVNGRLRCLGSIQHLKNRFGDGYMITVRTKSSQNVKEVVRFFNRNFPEAVLKERHHTKVQYQLKSEHVSLAQVFSKMEQVVGVLGIEDYSVSQTTLDNVFVNFAKKQSDNLEQQETEPPSALQSPLGRLLSLLRPRPAPTELRALVADEPEDLDTEDEGLISFEEERAQLSFNTDTLC encoded by the exons ATGGGCTTCCTGCACCAGCTGCAGCTGCTGCTCTGGAAGAACGTGACGCTGAAGCGCCGGAGCCCG TGGGTCCTGGCCTTCGAGATCTTCATTCCACTCGTCCTCTTCTTTATCCTGCTGGGGCTGCGGCAGAAGAAGCCCACCATCTCAGTGAAGGAAG ccttcTACACAGCAGCACCCCTGACCTCCGCCGGCATCCTACCTGTCATGCAGTCTCTGTGCCCCGATGGCCAGCGGGATGAGTTTGGCTTCCTGCAGTATGCCAACTCCAC GGTCACCCAGCTGCTGGAGCGCCTCAACCGCGTGGTGGAGGAGGGCAACCTGTTTGACCCAGCACGGCCCAGCCTCGGCTCGGAGCTCGAGGCCCTGCGTCATGACCTGGAGGCCCTAAGCTCAGGCCCAGGCACCTGGGAGAGCCACTCGGACAGACCTACAG TGTCCTCCTTCTCTCTGGACTCGGTGGCCAGGGACCCACGGGAGCTCTGGCGTTTCCTGATGCAGAACCTCTCACTGCCCAACAGCACAGCCCAGGCCCTCCTGGCTGCCCGTGTGGACCTGCCCAAG GTCTACCGCCTGCTTTCTGGTCCTTTGCCTGCCCTGCGTGGGGAGTCAGGCTTCCCCAGGGGTCAGGCACCTTGGAGCCACCTGGGTAGCAGTCCCCTACTCCGGATGGAG GAGCTGCTGCTGGCCCCTGCTCTCTTGGAGCAGCTCACATGTGCTCCAGGTTCTGGGGAGCTGGGCCGGGTCCTCACCATGCCTGAGGGTCAGCAGACAGCCCTGCAGGGCTACCGGGACACTATCTGCAGTGGGCAGGCTGCAGCTCGTGCCCAGCGCTTCAGTTGGTTGGCTGCTGAGCTCCGGAACCAGCTGGACATGGCCAAGATCTCCCAGCAG CTGGGCCTGGATGCCCCCAACAGCTCGGACTCCCAGCAGCAGGCGCCACCCCCACGCAGGCTTCAGGCACTTTTAGGGGACCTGCTGGATGCCCAGAAGGTTCTGCAAGATGTGGACGTCCTGTcagccctggccctgctgctgCCCCAGGGCGCCTGTACTGGCCGGGCCCCAGTGCCTTCAGCCAGTGGCCCGGGAGGTGCAGCCAATGGCACTGGGGTTGGCGCAAGTGCAGGCTCCAACTCCACGGCAGAGGAAGGCCCCCCGCCAGCGGCAGCCCCGGCCTCCCCAGACACGCTGCAGGGCCAGTGCTCCGCCTTTGTGCAGCTGTGGGCAGGTCTGCAGCCCATCCTGTGTGGGAACAACCG CACAATCGAGCCAGAGGCGCTGCGGAGGGGCAACATGAGCTCCCTGGGCTTCACAAGCAAGGAGCAGCGGAACCTGGGACTTCTTGTGCACCTCATGACCAGCAACCCCAAAATCCTGTATGCACCCGCAGGCTCCGAGGCTGACCGCGTCATCCTCAAG GCCAACGAGACTTTCGCCTTTGTGGGCAACGTGACTCACTACGCCCAGGTCTGGCTCAACATCTCTGCCGAGATccgcagcttcttggagcagggtgGTCTTCAGCAGCATCTGCACTGGCTGCGGCAG TATGTGGAGGAGCTGCGGCAGCACCCGGAAGCACTCAACCTGTCGCTGGAGGAGCTGCCCCCCGCCCTGCGCCAGGACAACTTCTCGCTGCCCAACGGCACAGCCCTTCTGCAGCAGCTGGACACAATTGACAATGCGGCCTGCGGCTGGATCCAGTTCATGTCCAAG GTGAGCGTGGACATCTTCAAGGGCTTTCCGGACGAGGAGAGCATAGTCAACTACACGCTCAACCAGGCCTACCAGGACAACGTCACGGTGTTTGCCA GTGTCATCTTCCAGACGCGGAAGGATGGCTCGCTGCCGCCGCACGTGCACTATAAGATCCGCCAGAACTCCAGCTTCACCGAGAAGACCAACGAGATCCGCCGCGCCTACTGGCGGCCCGGGCCCAACACCGGTGGCCGCTTCTACTTCCTCTACGGCTTCGTCTGGATCCAGG ACATGATGGAGCGCGCCATCATCAACACCTTCGTGGGCCACGACGTGGTGGAGCCCGGCAATTACGTGCAGATGTTCCCCTACCCCTGCTACACGCGCGACGA CTTCCTGTTCGTCATCGAGCACATGATGCCGCTCTGCATGGTGATCTCCTGGGTGTACTCTGTGGCCATGACCATCCAGCACATAGTGGCTGAGAAGGAGCACCGCCTCAAGGAG GTAATGAAGACCATGGGCCTCAACAACGCGGTACACTGGGTGGCCTGGTTCATCACTGGCTTTGTGCAGCTGTCCATCTCGGTGACCGCGCTCACCGCCATCCTCAAGTACGGCCAGGTGCTCATGCACAGCCACGTGCTCATCATCTGGCTCTTCCTGGCTGTCTATGCTGTGGCCACAATCATGTTCTG CTTCCTGGTGTCCGTGCTGTACTCCAAGGCCAAGCTGGCCTCAGCCTGTGGTGGTATCATCTACTTCCTGAGCTATGTGCCCTACATGTACGTGGCGATCCGTGAGGAGGTGGCTCATGACAAGATCACGGCCTTCGAAAAGTGCATTGCG TCCCTGATGTCCACCACAGCCTTTGGCCTGGGCTCCAAGTACTTTGCGCTGTATGAGGTAGCAGGTGTGGGCATCCAGTGGCACACATTCAGCCAGTCCCCCGTGGAAGGCGATGACTTCAACCTGCTCCTTGCTGTCACCATGCTGATGGTGGACGCAGTTGTCTATGGTGTGCTCACGTGGTACATTGAGGCTGTGCATCCAG gCATGTATGGGCTGCCCCGACCCTGGTACTTCCCACTGCAGAAGTCCTACTGGCTGGGCAGTGGGCGGACAGAGGCCTGGGAGTGGAGCTGGCCCTGGGCACGTGCCCCCCGACTCAGCATCATGGAGGAGGACCAGGCCTGCGCCATGGAGAGCCGGCGCTTTG AGGAGACACGTGGCATGGAAGAAGAGCCCACCCACCTGCCCCTGGTCGTATGTGTAGACAAGCTCACCAAGGTCTACAAGAATGAcaagaagctggccttgaacaaGCTGAGCCTCAACCTCTACGAGAACCAGGTGGTCTCCTTCCTGGGCCACAATGGGGCTGGCAAGACCACCACCAT GTCCATCCTGACCGGCTTGTTCCCGCCAACCTCGGGCTCGGCCACCATCTATGGGCACGACATCCGCACAGAGATGGACGAGATCCGCAAGAACCTGGGCATGTGCCCGCAGCACAACGTGTTGTTCGACCGACTGACGGTGGAGGAGCACCTGTGGTTCTACTCGCGGCTCAAGAGCATGGCGCAGGAGGAGATCCACAAGGAGATGGACAA GATGATCGAGGACCTGGAGCTGTCCAATAAACGCCACTCCCTGGTGCAGACGCTGTCGGGTGGCATGAAACGCAAGCTCTCTGTGGCCATAGCTTTTGTGGGTGGCTCCCGTGCCATCATCCTGGACGAGCCCACTGCCGGTGTGGACCCCTATGCTCGCCGGGCCATCTGGGACCTCATTCTGAAGTACAAGCCAG GTCGCACCATCCTCCTTTCCACTCACCACATGGATGAGGCTGACCTGCTGGGGGACCGCATCGCCATCATCTCCCATGGGAAGCTCAAGTGCTGTGGCTCCCCGCTCTTCCTCAAGGGCGCCTACGGCGACGGGTACCGCCTCACACTGGTCAAGCGGCCTGCCGAACCCGGGGCCCCCCAAG AGCCAGGACTGGCATCCAGCCCTCCAGGCCGGGCCCCCCTGAGCAGCTGCTCAGAGCCCCAGGTGTCCCAGTTCATCCGCAAGCACGTGGCCTCTTGCCTCCTGGTCTCAGACACCAGCACCGAGCTCTCCTACATCCTGCCCAGCGAGGCCGCCAAGAAGGGGGCCTTTGAGCGCCTCTTCCAG CACCTGGAGCACAGCCTGGATGGCTTGCACCTGAGCAGCTTCGGGCTGATGGACACGACCCTGGAGGAGGTGTTCCTCAAGGTGTCGGAGGAGGACCAGTCGCTGGAGAACAGCGAGGCTG ACGTGAAGGAGTCCAGGAAGGACGTGCTTCCCGGGGCGGAGGGCCTGGTGTCCGGGGAGGGCCAGCCCAGCAACCTGGCCCGGTGCTCGGAGCTGGCCGAGTCGCAGGCGTCCCTGCAGTCTGTGTCCTCAGTGGGCTCTGCCCGTGGCGGCGAGGGAGCCGGCTGCGCTGACGTCTGTGGCGACTACCGCCCGCTCGTGGACAACCTGCAGGACCCAGACAACATCAGCTTGCAAG AGGCAGAAGCGGAGGCCCTCACTCGGGTGGGGCAGGGCAGCCGCAAGCTGGAAGGCTGGTGGCTGAAGGTGCGGCAGTTCCACGGGCTCCTGGTCAAGCGCTTCCACTGTGCCCGCCGCAACTCCAAAGCTCTCTGCTCGCAGATCCTGCTGCCTGCCCTCTTCGTCTGTGTGGCCATGACTGTGGCCCTCTCTGTCCCCGAGATTG GCGACCTGCCCCCGCTGGTGCTGTCCCCCTCCCAGTACCACAACTACACCCAGCCCCGGGGCAACTTCATCCCCTATGCCAACGAGGAGCGCAGGGAGTACCG GCTGCGACTGTCACCGGATGCCAGCCCCCAGCAGCTGGTGGGCACCTTCCGGCTGCCCTCGGGAGTGGGTGCCACCTGCGTGCTCAAGTCTCCCACCAACAGCTCGCTGGGGCCCACGCTGAACCTGAGCAGCGGGGAGTCCCGCCAGCTGGCCGCGCGGTTCTTCGACAGCATGTGCCTGGAGTCCTTCACGCAGGGACTGCCCCTCTCCAACTTTGTGCCACCCCCACCTTCTCCCGCCCCATCGGACTCCCCTGCATCCCTGGATGAGGACCCGCTCCAGGCCTGGAACACCTCCCTGCCATCCACCTCGGGACCAG TTTGCCACACTGTGCCCACAGAGACGTGGACGTCTGCACCTTCCCTGCCACGCCTGGTGCGGGAGCCTGTCCGCTGCACCTGCTCTGCGCAGGGTACAGGCTTCTCCTGCCCAAGCAGTGTGGGCGGGCACCCGCCCCAGATGCGTGTGGTCACGGGAGACATCCTGACGGACATCACGGGCCACAATGTCTCTGAGTACCTGCTCTTCACCTCTGACCGATTCCGGCTGCACCG GTATGGGGCCATCACCTTCGGCAATGTCCAGAAGTCCATCCCAGCCTCCTTTGGCGCCCGGGCCCCGCCCATGGTGCGGAAGATCGCAGTGCGCAGGGTGGCCCAG GTGCTCTACAATAACAAGGGCTACCACAGCATGCCCACCTACCTTAACAGCCTCAACAACGCCATCCTGCGTGCCAACCTGCCCAAGAGCAAGGGCAGCCCTGCAGCCTACG GCATCACCGTCACCAACCACCCCATGAACAGGACCAGCGCCAGCCTCTCCCTGGACTACCT gctgcAGGGCACAGATGTGGTCATCGCCATCTTCATCATTGTGGCCATGTCCTTCGTGCCGGCCAGCTTTGTGGTCTTCCTTGTGGCTGAGAAGTCCACCAAAGCCAAGCACCTGCAGTTCGTCAGTGGCTGCAACCCCGTCATCTACTGGCTGTCTAACTACGTGTGGGACATG CTCAACTACCTGGTCCCGGCCACCTGCTGCATCCTCATCCTGTTTGTGTTCGACCTGCCGGCTTACACCTCGCCCACCAACTTCCCAGCAGTGCTCTCCCTGTTCCTGCTCTACGG CTGGTCCATCACGCCTGTCATGTACCCGGCCTCCTTCTGGTTCGAAGTCCCCAGCTCAGCCTACGTGTTCCTCATCGTCATCAACCTCTTCATCGGCATCACGGCCACCGTGGCCACCTTCCTGCTGCAGCTCTTCGAGCATGACAAG GACCTGAAGGTGGTCAACAGCTACCTGAAGAGCTGCTTCCTGGTCTTCCCCAACTACAACCTGGGCCACGGGCTCATGGAGATGGCCTACAACGAGTACATCAACGAGTACTATGCCAAGATCG GCCAGCTTGACAAGATGAAGTCCCCATTCGAGTGGGACATCGTCACACGCGGGCTGGTGGCCATGACGGTCGAAGGCTTCGTGGGCTTCCTCCTTACCATCATGTGCCAGTACAACTTCCTGAGACAGCCACA ACGCATGCCAGTATCCACCAAACCTGTGGAGGATGATGTGGATGTGGCCAGTGAGCGGCAGAGAGTGCTTCGTGGGGATGCTGACAATGACATGGTCAAGATTGAGAACCTGACTAAG GTGTACAAGTCCCGCAAGATCGGCCGCATCCTGGCTGTGGACCGCCTGTGCCTGGGCGTGCGTCCTGGCGAGTGCTTTGGCCTCCTGGGTGTCAACGGAGCCGGCAAGACCAGCACCTTCAAGATGCTGACTGGCGACGAGAGCACCACTGGGGGCGAGGCCTTCGTGAACGGGCACAG CGTGCTCAAGGAGCTGCTCCAAGTGCAGCAGAGCCTCGGCTACTGCCCGCAGTTCGATGCCCTGTTCGACGAGCTCACGGCCCGCGAGCATCTGCAGCTGTACACACGCCTGCGCGGCATACCCTGGAAAGACGAGGCGAGG GTAGTGAAGTGGGCCCTGGAGAAGCTGGAGCTGACCAAGTACGCAGACAAGCCGGCTGGTACCTACAGTGGCGGCAACAAGCGGAAGCTGTCCACTGCCATCGCGCTCATTGGGTACCCTGCCTTCATCTTCCTG GATGAGCCCACCACAGGCATGGATCCCAAGGCCCGGCGCTTCCTCTGGAACCTCATTCTGGACCTCATCAAGACGGGTCGCTCGGTGGTACTGACCTCTCACAG CATGGAAGAGTGCGAGGCCCTGTGTACGCGGCTGGCCATCATGGTGAATGGACGTCTGCGCTGTCTAGGTAGCATCCAGCACCTGAAAAACAG GTTTGGAGACGGCTACATGATCACTGTGCGCACCAAGAGCAGCCAGAACGTGAAGGAAGTGGTGCGGTTCTTCAACCGGAACTTCCCAGAGGCTGTGCTCAAG GAGCGGCACCACACCAAGGTGCAGTACCAGCTCAAGTCCGAGCACGTCTCTCTGGCCCAGGTGTTCAGCAAGATGGAGCAGGTGGTGGGCGTGCTGGGCATCGAGGACTACTCAGTCAGCCAGACCACCCTGGACAAC GTGTTTGTGAACTTTGCCAAGAAACAGAGTGACAACTTGGAACAGCAGGAGACTGAGCCGCCCTCAGCCCTGCAGTCCCCCCTCGGCCGTCTGCTCAGCCTTCTGCGGCCCCGGCCAGCCCCCACTGAGCTCCGGGCACTGGTGGCAGATGAGCCTGAGGACCTGGACACAGAGGACGAGGGCCTCATCAGCTTTGAGGAGGAGCGG GCCCAGCTCTCCTTCAACACGGACACACTCTGCTGA